AGATCGGTAAACTCACAATGTGATCGCGTGCAAAACCCATGTCCTTAGTGTCTATAAATCGCAGTTGTTGATAAACGATCAGGGTGCAGATCACCAGCAAGATGGACATGCCAAATTGAAAAATCACGAGTCCTTTCTTCAACCATGCAGAACCGGAGAAGGACGATGCACTGCTTTTTAGCACTGTGACCGGACTAAAGGATGAGAGGAAAAATGCCGGATACCATCCCGCCAGTAATCCGACCAACAATGTGAATGCCAGTACCGCTGGTGTGCATGTTATCACTGTAGCTGCGTTGAGGTGTAAGTTGCCGCGCACAAATTGGTTGAATAAGGGCAGGCATAGCTCGACCAGTGCCAGGGCAATCAGCAGGGCAGAACAGGTTAAAAGCAGGGATTCAGTTAAAAATTGGACCATCAATTGTGGACGATGCGCGCCAACGACTTTTCGCACGCCGACTTCGCGCTTGCGGGTGACAGCGCGAGCAGTCGCCAGATTTGTAAAGTTCACGCAGGCAATGACCACCACGATCATTCCAATAGCCGCCAACAGGTAAATTTGTTGTATGGGGCTGTCGGCAGCCGGGTCAAAATCGGATTTACCATACAGGTACACGCGGTGCAGCGGTTGCAGATGATAGGCGTTTTTTGCTGCAACTTCATCCCCCATATACTGCACGATCAACGACTGCATTTTCGCCTGGAGAGTTTCTGCGTTTTGCCCTGCTTTTAATAGTACGTATGTGTTTACTGGACGCCACGATAGCAAAGGCCGCCACATCGTCCACGCCCGTTGCGTCTCTTCTACAGGGGGTATTGTGGTTGAGAGTATTTGAAAATAAAGTTCTGGCGAGAGATGAGGCTCTTTTACAATGCCGGTAACTGTGTACTCGCCAGGGAAACTGTTGTCGTCGATTGAAAATGTTTTGCCCATTGGGTCCGTATCGCCAAACAAGTGTTGCGCCATGTCGTCGGTAATGACCACAGAGTAGGGCGTGCGAAACGCGGTTTCTAAGTCGCCTTTTACGAGGGGAAAATCAAATACGTCCAAAAAGTTGTCATCTACCAGTGCAAAGGAGTATCGACCCTGGCGTTCGCCGTATTGTGCAGATACGCCACCCCACCAGATACGCACGGTTGTTTCTACTTCGGGAAATGTTTCTTTCAGCACAGGACCGAGTGTACCTGATGTACCGATGCCATAAGTTGTTCGTGTGCTGCCGCGTTGTTCTCGAATTACTTTGTAAATGCGGTCGCCCAGGGTGTGAAAACGATCTGCTGCAAATTCCTGCTGGATGTACAACAGGATCAGAATGCCACACGCCAATCCGATAGCAAGTCCCAATACATTGATGGATGTGTACAATTTGTGCCGCATCAAATTTCGGATCGCAACGGTTAGATAATTTTTAATCATGAGAATTTCCTCTCATTAATCACTATTCATCTCTCAACGAATCAGCCGGGTTTGCGCGTGCGGCTTTGAGGGTCTGGGTGGTGACGGTTGTGAGTACGACGAGG
This DNA window, taken from Gemmatimonadota bacterium, encodes the following:
- a CDS encoding ABC transporter permease; the protein is MIKNYLTVAIRNLMRHKLYTSINVLGLAIGLACGILILLYIQQEFAADRFHTLGDRIYKVIREQRGSTRTTYGIGTSGTLGPVLKETFPEVETTVRIWWGGVSAQYGERQGRYSFALVDDNFLDVFDFPLVKGDLETAFRTPYSVVITDDMAQHLFGDTDPMGKTFSIDDNSFPGEYTVTGIVKEPHLSPELYFQILSTTIPPVEETQRAWTMWRPLLSWRPVNTYVLLKAGQNAETLQAKMQSLIVQYMGDEVAAKNAYHLQPLHRVYLYGKSDFDPAADSPIQQIYLLAAIGMIVVVIACVNFTNLATARAVTRKREVGVRKVVGAHRPQLMVQFLTESLLLTCSALLIALALVELCLPLFNQFVRGNLHLNAATVITCTPAVLAFTLLVGLLAGWYPAFFLSSFSPVTVLKSSASSFSGSAWLKKGLVIFQFGMSILLVICTLIVYQQLRFIDTKDMGFARDHIVSLPIFAHDREHELDPQMRLSARHQMVKQVFLEHPNILSASALRYDISGYGGRPRLIWPDRDRTKERTIRMNEVDDSYFETFDIPVLRGRAFSADVASDTSQAIILNETAVRLLGWEDNPIGKQIEWQALINPTLTVIGVVKDYHSLTLREEIAPMGFVARWKLFSSLALRIRPENTAQTLSFLETQWKRFVPDAPFEYYFLDEIIQWYYFDEQLTGKMLGVFSLLAIFVACLGLFGLAAFMVQSRTKEIGIRKVLGASTPHLVMLLSREFIFLILLANLIAWPIAYYLMRDWLSGFAYQTDLNVLPFVASAIMALLITFGTVSMQAIRAARSNPIDALRYE